Genomic window (Desulfonatronum thiosulfatophilum):
TTGGCGCGTTGGATTGGTACGTGCAGCAGCGGTTTGGTCGTTTTCTGACGACCAGGAGCCAACGGCGCAGCCGACGTCTGGGTGAAGGTTCGCTGTATGCGGCCTTGCAAGGCCTGGGGTTGGTCTACCTGCGTAAGAGATACAAAAGCCGTCAACTCCTTGTGAATGCCTGTGGCTGAAAGATTATCGGAGAGCCGTATGCGGGAAAACCGCACGTACGGTTCGACGAGGGGGCGCTGATGTCCGGAATGCATATCAGTAGACACGTAGTAGTCGCGTGCGACGAGGCGTTCGGTAAAAGTCCTGAGTGACGAAGGAATTAGCGCTCTACTCTACACATTTTTTTTTGCGATTGCGATTCCGATTGCGGTTCCGATTGCGATTTCGACCACGAGCATGAACTGATATTTCATCTGCTCCCGATCTATGAAACCTTGCTTCCCGGCGGGACCTGATTCGAGGGAGCGAGAAGTCGCAGCCCTTCCGGAGAGTGCACGGCCAGGACCATGCCCTGGGACATTGCGCCGCGCAGTTTGCGGGGCTTCAGGTTGGCCACCACCACAACCTGGCGTCCGATCAGGTCATCCGGTTTCCAGTACTCGGCAATTCCGGCCACGATGCTCCGCGCCTCTGGTTCAGCCAGATCCACATGCAGGTGCAGCAGCTTGTCCGCCCCCTTGACCGGCTCGGCTGAAAGTACCGTACCCACCCGCAGATCCAGGCGCTGAAAATCGGCAAATTCCATCAATTCCGGAGTGGGTTCGACAGCCTTGGCAACTTCGGACGCGACTGTTCCGGAGCCTGACGAGCCGTCAGCGATCTTGGATTTGGACTTTCCGCTTTTCGGGGCCGCGGCATTCTCGTCGCGGCCTTGGGCCGACTTCGCGGTTTCGAGCCGGGGAAAAAGGCTGGAGGATTGGGCGACTTCCGTTCCCGGCTCCAGCGCTCCCCAACGCAAGACCTCGTCCGCCAGATGCGGCCATAATTTCGCGGATCTGCGCTCGCCGAGCTGGGCCAGCATGGTTTCGCTTTCCTCGGGCATCACCGGCCAGAGATGAACGGCAATCTTGCGCATGCCTTCGAGGAGCGTATACATCACCGTGCCCAGTTCATCGCTGCGCTGCTCCTTGAACAGGGTCCATGGCTGGGACGCGTCCACGTACTTGTTCAGCGCCCGGACCAGGGTCCACAAGGACTCCAGGGCCATGGAAAACTGGAAGCGCTGAAAATGGGCCTGGAAATTTTCCAGGCATTCCGAGGCCAGGACGTGCAGATCTTCTTCAGTCTGACTGATGGGTCCAGGAGCCGGCGCCTTTCCCTGAAAGTACTTGTGCGTCATGCTCAGCACGCGGCTGAACAGGTTTCCCAGATCATTGGCCAAGTCCGCGTTGAACCGCACCCGCAGGGCATCCTCGGACACGTTGGCATCCTGCCCGAACTGCATCTCCCGCAACAGAAAATACCGAAACGGACCGCGCCCGTATTTTTTGGCAAAATCCAGCGGCTCCACCACATTGCCCAGGCTTTTGCTCATCTTGGTATCCTGGACCAGCCAATAGCCGTGGACATTGAGGTGCCTGTACAGCGGCACCCCGGCGGACAGGAGCATGCAGGGCCAGAATATGGCGTGTGGCTTGAGAATGTCCTTGGCCACCAAATGCTGAGCCTGGGGCCAGAATCGCTGGAACCGCTCACCCTCAGGCCATTCCAGGGCGCTGATGTAGTTCAGAAGCGCATCGAACCAGACGTAGGTTACGTAGTCCGTGTCAAAGGGCAGTTCGATACCCCAGGACAACCGGCTTTTCGGTCGGGAAATGCACAGATCCCCGAGATCCTCGCGCAGCAGTCCCAGCACTTCATTGCGGTAACGCTCCGGGCGGATGAAATCCGGATTGGCCTCGATGTGTTCACGCAGCGGCCCCAGGTACTTGGACATTCGGAAAAAATAGTTCTTCTCCTGGATGAACTCCGGTGCCGTGAGATGGTCAGGACAGAGACCGTCCCGAAGCTCTTTTTCGGTATAGAATCGTTCGCAGCCGAAGCAGTAGTGCCCGCCGTACTCCCCGTGATAGATGTCCCCGCGGTCGTAAATGAGTTGCAGGAAACGCTGCACGGTGCGGACATGACGAGGCTCGGTGGTCCGGATGAAATCATCATGCTCGTAGCCCAGCTCGCCCCAGAGGGAACGGAACCGAGCGCTGATCATGTCGACATAGGCCTGGGGAGTTTCGGCATGGGCTTCGGCGGCCTGGACGATCTTGTCGCCATGTTCGTCCGTACCGGTCAGAAAAAAGGTATCCCGGCCCATCAACTTCTGAAAACGGATCATGGAGTCGGCGACGGCCGTGGTATAGGCATGCCCCAGATGGGGCTTGGCGTTTACATAGTAGATGGGGGTGGAAAGAAAAAAAGATTGCAAGGAAAACCTCTGTGCTATGGTTTCAGCTCTTGTCCGGGGTAGCGGACGTCTGCTGCTTCTTGGTCTTGCGACGGGAAGAACGGGAACGACGCTTGGATTTGCCGGGATTCTCAGCGACAGGGCCTTCCTGACGCGGCGTTTTTCGACCGGACTTCCGGGATTTCTTTGGCGGCTGAGATTCCGAAGCAGGCTCGCTGCCCGATTGGACCTGATTTTTCTCCGGTTTCGGCGACGCGGTTTCCGCAACCGTCTGGATCACAGCCGGAAGCATCCTGCTGTTTTTCGGATGGACAGGCTGTTCCGACCGCACCGGCTGCACCGGTTCCCGCGCCCCGGACAGGATCCGCTTCCATTCGTCAAGATCGATTTCCTTTTCGCCCCCCGGTTCCAAAAAGATGGACAGGGTGCGCCGGAAATAGTTGGCCCGAATGACTTTTGCCGAACCAAGAAGCGTGGTGTACCGCTTCCCGATCTTCGGACATTGATTCAGAAATTCGTCATAATTGGGCTGCTCGAAACTCAGGCAGCACAGCAGACGATTGCACACTCCGGAAATCTTCGCCGGATTCAGAAACAGGTTCTGTTCCTTGGCCATCTTGATGGTCGAGGGAGCAAACTGCCTCAAAAATCGTTGACAACAGACAAGCTGGCCGCAATTGCCCAGTCCTCCGAGCATCTGCGTTTCATGACGCGCGCCTATTTGGCGCAGTTCGATGCGTGTACGGTAGGATCGCACCAGATCCTTGACCAATTCCCGGAAATCGATCCGGTTGGGCGCCGTGAAGTAGAAAATGATCTTGCTGCCGTCAAAAAGGACTTCCACCTCCACCAGCTTCATGTCCAGGCCCCGTTCCACGATGCATTGCCGGCAATACTGATGCGCGTTGCGCGCCAGTTCCCGGTTGTCACGGTCACGGATCAGGTCTTCTTCGGTGGCTGGTCGAAAAATTGCCTGCAGATCCTCCGAGGAGCCCCTGGAATTGGAATCTTCGCCGTTTTGAACAGCCGTGGACTCGCGGTGCTGTCGTGACGGCTCAGCCTTGGCCTCGAGTGGGACGGGAGGTTCATCCGAGGCGGAGTTGGAGGAGGTCTCGGAATACAGCACCTTGATCCTATCCTGGGACGAGACATCCGGAAGCTTCGACCCTGCGCTTTCAAAAACAGCCAGGGGCGTGGTGCGTTCCACCTTGCCCATGTGGATTTCACCCTCCACCTGGACCAGAACGTGGTCGCCGACCGTGACGACATACGGCTCCGAACGATAAAAGAGCATCCGATTTCCGGAGGCAATGCGAACGGCGAGGATATTGCTCATGCCGTTTCCATCAGGCTGACACCAACTGTCGCGCCTGTTCGATAACCTGGGGAATTCCGGCCGGGTTGCCGCCTCCAGCCTGGGCCATGTCCGGCCGACCGCCGCCGCTGCCGCCGACCAGGGGCGCCAGGGCCTTGACCAGGGCGGAAGCGGTGAAGCGGTCATGCAGATCCTTGCTCACCGAAACAATGAGCATGGCCTTGCCGTCCGTCTCGGCAACCAGAACAATCACTCCGGATGACATCTTGGAGCGCAGGTCGTCCATCATTTCCCGCATCGCCTTCACGTCCCGGACATCCACGGCCGTGGCCAGAAGTGGAACACCGTTCACGTCCTGAAGCTGAGCCAGAAGATCCTTGCCTTTTCCGGAGAGCAGCTGGCCTTCCAGGGCTTCCTTTTGTTTGGTGATTTCACGGTTCTGGGCCAGCAGAGTCTGGAGTTTTTCCGGAAGGCCGCTGGGAGGCACCTTCAGCAGGGTCGCGGCCTCCCGCAGCACGGCTGCCTGCCCCCGCCAGTGCTGTAAAGCTCTGGTCCCGGCCAGGGCCTCGATCCTGCGCACTCCGGCAGCAATCCCGGATTCGGAGAGAATGACGAAACTCCCGGCCTGGCCCGTGGAGCGCAGATGGGTGCCGCCGCACAGTTCCGTGGAAAAGCCGGGCACGCTGACTATGCGCACCTCAAGACCGTATTTCTCGCCGAAAAAGGCCAACGCACCCCGCTGCTGGGCTTCTTCCGGCGTGGTCACAACCACGTCCAGGGCCACATCGGCCAAAATGGCCTGATTCACCGCGTCCTCCACGGCCCGCAGCTCGTCGCTGGTCATGGCCATGGTGTGGGTGAAGTCGAAGCGCAGGATGTCCGGCGAGACAAAGGAGCCGGCCTGGCGGACATGATCGCCCAGGACCGTGCGCAGGGCGGCCTGGAGCAGGTGAGTACAGGTATGATGCCGGGCCGTGTCCAGGCGCAATTGTTCGCCCACGGCCAGTTCCGCCTCCTGGTCCAGAAACAGCTCGCCCTCCCGGACGGTGACCCGCTGCACGGCCAGGTCCGGACCGGCCTTGACCACATCGTCCACCAGCGCCAGACCCGTGGCTGTGCGCACCTCGCCCTGGTCGCCCGCTTGGCCGCCGGAAGCCGCGTAGAATGGAGTTTTTACCGCTACCAGCCAACCCTGCTCGCCGGTCTTGAGCGTTTCCACGTTCTCGCCTCGGGCATCGGTCAGGGCCGTGATCCGGCTGGAAATCGCGTAATCGTCGTAGCCCACGAAACGGGTGGTCAATCCGGCCTCCAGCATGTGACCGAACATGACCGAGGGATCGTTTTCCCCGCTGCCCTTCCAGGCCTTCTTGGCCCGCGATTTCTGCTCGGCCATGCAAACCCGGAAACCGGCCTCGTCCACGCCGAATCCCTGCTTGCCGGCCACGTCATGGACGATATCCAGGGGAAATCCGAAGGTGTCGTAGAGCTTGAAGACAGTTTCCCCGGAAACCTGCCGCTCGCCCCGGGCCGCAAGGGCCTCCAGTTCTTCGGAAAGCAGCTTCAATCCCTTGTCCAGGGTCTGGCCGAAGCGTTCCTCTTCCTGGCTTACCACCCGGACCATGAACGTCCTGTTCTCCAGCAGCTCGGGAAAAGTTTCGCCCATGCGCACGGTCACATCGTCGCAGACCTTGTGCAAAAACGGTCCGGAAAGTCCAAGCAGTCTTCCGAAGCGGAAAGCGCGGCGGATCAACCGGCGCAGGACGTACCCGCGTCCCTCGTTGGAGGGCACGATGCCGTCGGCCACCAGGAAGGCGACGGATCGGCTGTGGTCCGCGATGACGCGCATGGCCGTGTCGATTTCCTCGGACTCCCCGTATTGCCTGCCGGAAAGCTCTCGGATATGGGCGATCAACGGCGTGAACAGGTCGGAGTCAAAGTTGGAGAAGACTCCCTGGCAAACCGCGCTGATCCGCTCCAGTCCCATGCCGGTGTCGATGCTCGGCTTGGGCAGCGGATGCAGGGTTCCGGAAGCGTCGCGTTCGTACTGCATGAACACCAGATTCCAGATTTCCAGGTACCGGTCGCAGTCGCATCGGCCGATGCCGCAGTCCGAGCCGCAGGACATGGCCTCGCCCTGGTCGATGAGTATTTCCGAACAGGGACCGCAGGGGCCGGTATCGCCCATGGACCAGAAATTGTCCTTTTCATCCAGACGGAAAATACGCTCCCGGGGAACGGCAGCCACCTGCTCCCAGATCCCGATGGCTTCGTCGTCGTCCCGGAAGACCGTGACATACAGCCGCTCCTTGGGCAGACCCAGCTCCTGTGTCAGGAAGCGCCAGGCAAAGTCGATGGCCTCGGCCTTGAAATAGTCGCCGAAGGAAAAATTGCCGAGCATTTCGAAAAAAGTGTGGTGCCTGGCCGTGCGCCCGACATTTTCCAGGTCGTTGTGCTTGCCGCCCACGCGCAGGCATTTCTGGGAACTCACGGCCCGGTTGGAGGCGCGTTTCTCCTGCCCCAGGAAGGCTTTCTTGAACTGGACCATGCCCGCGTTGGTGAACAGCAGGGTCGGGTCCTCCCGGGGCACCAGCGAAGAGCTGGGTACGATTTCATGGCCGTTGCGGGCGAAAAAATCCAGAAAGCTTCGGCGAATGGTTTCCGCGGTAATCACTGTATCAATGCTCCTGAACCGGCATGGCCGGCGAAATGTTTACTCTGCTTCCTCGGAAATGGAGGGTTCCACCTTTGGATCGTCCGTTGCGCCGGAAGCATCTCCCACACCCAGGTGCCGCAGCAGTTGGTCCTCGATGGTTTGCCGCAGATCCGGATTCTCCTGAAGAAAGGCGCGGACATTCTCGTAACCCTGCCCCAAGCGTTCGGAACCGAAGGAGAACCATGAACCGCTCTTATCCACGATCTTGTGTTCCACGCCCAGTTCCAGAACCTCGCCTTCCCGAGAAATACCCGTCCCGTACATGATGTCGAAAATCGCCTCCCGGAACGGGGGGGCGACCTTGTTCTTGACCACCTTGACCCGGGCCTTGATGCCGACGGATTCGTCCTTGTCCTTGATGGTCTGGATGCGGCGGATGTCCAGGCGAACAGAGGCGTAAAACTTGAGGGCGTTGCCTCCAGGAGTGGTTTCCGGGCTGCCGTAGCCCACCACGCCGATCTTCATCCGGATCTGATTGATGAACAGGACTGATGTCTTGGATTTGTGGATGGTCGCGGTGAGTTTGCGCAGGGCATGAGACATCAACCGGGCCTGGGAACCGACCTGGGTCTCGCCCATGTTGCCTTCCAGTTCGGACTGGGGAATCAGGGCCGCCACGGAATCGATGACGATCAGGTCCACCCCTCCGGAGCGCACCAGCATGTCCGCGATGTCCAGGGCCTGCTCGCCGTAGTCCGGCTGGGAGATGAGCAGTTCGTCCGTCTTCACGCCCAGACGGCGGGCATAGGTCACGTCCAGGGCGTGTTCGGCGTCGATGAACGCGCACACCCCGCCCAGCTTCTGGGCCTCGGCGATCATGTGCAGGGTCAGGGTGGTCTTGCCCGAGGACTCGGGTCCGTAAATTTCGATCACCCGGCCCCGGGGAATTCCCCCGATGCCCAGCGCAAGATCCAGGCCGATGGATCCGGAGGGGATGATCTCGATGGCCTGATGCGCATCATCTGAAAGACGCATCACCGAACCTTGCCCGTATTTACGTTCAATGGTCGTCAGCGCTGTCTGCAATGCCTCCCGGCGAGCATCCTGAGGTTCCACCGCGGGTTTCCGAGCCATGATTCATCTCCTTGGCCCATGACGATCATGAGCTATTCTCTGAAAATTGATCAAACGAAAGTCGTCGTGAATAGCAAAAGAGAAGGATATGGGCAACCGGGTTCCGTTCCCGATTGCCACAGGCAAGCGCCTCGGATACCATGGCGTAATGCCCGATACGTATCATGCCTTGGCCCTTTTTTCCGGAGGCCTGGACAGCATTCTGGCCATGAAAACGCTGCAGGCCCAGGGCCTGCGCATTCTCGGCCTGCATTTCTGCTCGCCCTTTTTCGGCCATCCGGACCGGATCGAACACTGGAAACGAATCTACGATTTGGAAATCCAGTCCGTTGATGTTCACCAGGAATTCATCGACCTCCTGCTCACTGGACCGCGCTTCGGGTTCGGCAAGGTGCTCAACCCCTGCGTGGACTGCAAGATCACCATGCTGACCAGGGCCAAGTCCCTGCTTCCGATTTACGGCGCACGGTTCCTGGTCAGCGGCGAGGTTCTCGGTCAGCGCCCCATGTCCCAGCGCAGGGACACCCTGAACCTGATCAGCAAGCAGGCCGAGGTCCGTGATATTCTGCTCCGCCCGCTTTGTGCAGGCCATCTCGATCCCACTCCAATGGAACGGGAGGGACTTGTGGATCGATCCGGACTGCACGCCATTTCCGGCCGCGGACGCAAGGATCAGCTCCGGCTGGCCGCGGAATTCGGCCTGCCCGAAATCCCTACTCCCGCGGGAGGCTGCCTGCTGACCGAACGGGAATCGGCGAAACGTTTCTGGCCGGTGCTGACGCGCATCCCTGAGCCGAGCCCCCGGGATTTTGCCCTGGCCAATATCGGACGCCAGTTCTGGAACGGCAGGCTCTGGATGGTGGTTGGCCGCAACAAGGCCGACAACGAGGCGCTGGAAGGCATGGCGTCGACTGAAGACCTGCTGTTCAAGGCTGTGGACGTCCAGGGCCCTCTGGCCTTGGGGCGCGGCAAGCCCGGCATCTCCTGGACTGAAGAGGACGTACGGCAAGCGGCCGACTTCGTGGCCGGGTTCAGCGCAAAAAAACGCCCTCCAGGTCAGGCTGCCCAAATCCGGCTCGTCCGGGACGCACGGCCCCACACCCTGGAGTGCCCCGCTCAGGCGTCAGGGAATGCACCGACATGGATGGAATTTACCTGGGATGAAGCACGGCAGGAAAAGCAGGATCGGTTTACACAGGATCAAGGGAAACAGTCCGGGGTTGAGCAGGCGGACCGGCATCCGCCGCAATCCTGATCCGTCGCCACCGTCCATGGGCTCCGCCTCTTTGCTGTATCCCCGGCGCACCTTGCAGCCATCCACTCCGACGTCGCCCGACTCCAGACAGGATCATCCCTGAACATCGAACTCCCGGTCATCCGGAAGCCGTATTCCCATGGACATACTTGCCAATCTCCTGCTCATCGCCTTCAGCGCAGGGCTGCTCTGGAAGGGCGCGGACCTCATCGTGGACAACGCGTCGGCCATTGCCCGCCGCCTGGGCATCTCCGAACTGGTCATCGGCCTGACCATCGTGGCCGCCGGGACATCCGCTCCGGAATTTCTGGTCACGATCACCGCGGCCTATCAGGGGCTGGCCGAGATTTCCCTGTCCAACATCCTGGGATCCAATATCTTCAACCTGGGGCTGATTCTCGGGCTGGTGGCCATGATCCGACCCATTCCGACGCACCCCACCCTGCTCTACCGGGACGGCGGCATGCTGCTGGGACTGACCATGATCATGATGTCCTTCATAGCCCTGGATTTCCTGGGCCGCTGGTCCGGCATGCTGCTTCTGGCCGGCTTGGTAGGATATGTCGGTTATCTTTTCTCCAGGGCGCCAAAGGCCATTGCCGAGGCAACCATTACCTCCAGCGCGGATTTGAAAACGGAGAACCCTGGAGATCCGGCGGCGACGTGGCGCAACTATCCGCTGCTCATGGTCGGCTTTCTGGGAGTGGCCCTGGGGGGGAAATTCATGGTTCAATCGGCCACGGAACTGGCGATGATTTTCGGCGTCAGTCAGTGGGTCATCGGCGTGACCATTGTCGCGGGGGGCACCTCCCTCCCTGAACTGGCCACCTGCCTCGCCGCCTCCCTTAAAGGCCGCAACGACATGATCCTGGGCAATCTCCTGGGCAGCGACATCTTCAACTTTGCGGGCGTGCTCGGTCTGACCATGCTCCTGCGCCCCCTGCACGCGCCCCACGGCGCCCTGCTCTCCATGATCCTGCTCAATGCCATGATGCTGCTGGTCCTGTTCTTCATCCGCAGCAACTGGAAAATTTCCAGACCAGAAGGAGCGCTGCTGATCTGCCTGGCCCTGTTCCGGTGGGGCATGGATATCGGTTTTTCCTGAGCTTGACTCCTAGGGACCGCCACACCTCAGCGCGGCAAGTTGAAAATTTTGTGCTACTTCTAATGTTTCGCGCTCACATCACGCCGCACTGGGGTGCGGCGGTCCCAGGCTATGTCCGACGCAGTTTGCGGCATATACTGCTGGCTGCTGAAACGGCTTGGCTTAGGAGCCTGCCGGATGCAAACCAGCCTGCAACCGGTTCTCCAACCACGGACACAGCCGTTCCAGGGCCATGTCAACGGAACAGTCATCCATTTCCAGGATCAGATCGGCCGCCTCCCGATACAAGGGTTCGCGTTCAGCGTACAGTTCTTCCAGGGACTGTCCCGGCCGCCTGGCCAGCCCTCGCCCCTGGGCGTCTCGGACCCGCTCACAGACAGTGCCCACTGTGACCCGTAGATAAACCACCGGCCCCAGTTCCCGCAATCGCCGCACCGCGCTGGGCCCATAGATCACGCTCCCGCCGGTGGCCACCACGGTCCGCCACAGCCAGAGCTTTGCCACCACATCTTCTTCGGCCCGCAAAAAATTCTCCAGGCCGAACCGGTCCAGCAAGGCCTGCAAGGAACCACCCCAATGGGCCTCCATCAGCCGATCCGTATCCACCAGAGCCCAGCCTAGGCGTTCAGCCAAGGCGCGGCCCAAGGTGCTCTTGCCGGCTCCTGCCATGCCGATCAGGCTGACACAGGGCACGGTTTTAGGGGTGAAATCAGGGCTGGACAGCCGAAGATCCGGAAATGGCGAAGGCATGAGAAATCAGGAGTCAAAATTAAGGGTTAGGTGACCCATCATCCGGAAGCGTACGGGCTCTTTTTGTTAGCCGCCCAGATACGCCTTCTTGATGTCCGGGTGATCCATGAGCTCTGAACAAGGGCCTTCGAGGCGAATGGCGCCTGTATCAAGGACATAAGCCCGGTGGGCGAACTGGAGGGCCAGCTTGGCGTTCTGCTCCACCAGCAGGATTGTCATGCCGCCCTGGTTCAGGCGCTTCAGGGCCCGGAACATGTCGTACATCAGCAGCGGAGCCAGGCCCATGGAGGGCTCGTCCAGCATCAGGAACTTGCACCCGGTCATCAGAGCCCGACTCACGGCCAGCATCTGCTGCTCGCCGCCGCTCAAGGATTCGCTGCGCTGGTGACGACGCTCGTGCAGCCGGGGAAAAAGGTCGAAAATGTGTCGGTACTCCGCTTCCAGGTTCTCGCCGGGGTTGCGGGAATACGTTGCCAGCTTCAGGTTTTCCATCACCGTGAGGTTGCCGAAGATGTGCCGTCCCTCGGGGCACAGGGCCATCTTCAGCTTGCTCACAACTTCATGGGCCGGGGTCTTGAGCAGATTCTTGCCCTGGAACAGGACCTCGCCTTCCGTGACCCTGGGACCCTCCGGCGGGGGAAGACGGGCCACGGACATCAGCGTGGTGGACTTGCCCGCGCCGTTGGCACCAATAAGCGTGACCACCTCGCCCTCATTGACGTGAAAGCTGATCCCGTGCAGGGCCTCGATATTGCCGTACTTGACCTTGAGGTTCTCGACTGAAAGCATCACAGCGTTCCATCTCCCAGATAGGCTTTGATCACGTCGGGGTTGTTCTGAATCTGTTCCGGGGTTCCTTCGGCAATGGTCGAGCCGAAATCGATCACCTTGATCCAAGTGCACAGACTCATGACCACCTGCATCTGGTGCTCGATCATCCAGATGGTCAGCTTGAATTCCTTGTGGATCCAGCGAATGAGCTGGATCAGCCCGTCCACGTCCGAAGTGTTCAGTCCGGCCGCCGGTTCGTCCAGAAGCAGCAGATCCGGCTTGACCGCCAGAGCCCGGGCGATCTCC
Coding sequences:
- a CDS encoding ABC transporter ATP-binding protein produces the protein MMLSVENLKVKYGNIEALHGISFHVNEGEVVTLIGANGAGKSTTLMSVARLPPPEGPRVTEGEVLFQGKNLLKTPAHEVVSKLKMALCPEGRHIFGNLTVMENLKLATYSRNPGENLEAEYRHIFDLFPRLHERRHQRSESLSGGEQQMLAVSRALMTGCKFLMLDEPSMGLAPLLMYDMFRALKRLNQGGMTILLVEQNAKLALQFAHRAYVLDTGAIRLEGPCSELMDHPDIKKAYLGG
- a CDS encoding PSP1 domain-containing protein codes for the protein MSNILAVRIASGNRMLFYRSEPYVVTVGDHVLVQVEGEIHMGKVERTTPLAVFESAGSKLPDVSSQDRIKVLYSETSSNSASDEPPVPLEAKAEPSRQHRESTAVQNGEDSNSRGSSEDLQAIFRPATEEDLIRDRDNRELARNAHQYCRQCIVERGLDMKLVEVEVLFDGSKIIFYFTAPNRIDFRELVKDLVRSYRTRIELRQIGARHETQMLGGLGNCGQLVCCQRFLRQFAPSTIKMAKEQNLFLNPAKISGVCNRLLCCLSFEQPNYDEFLNQCPKIGKRYTTLLGSAKVIRANYFRRTLSIFLEPGGEKEIDLDEWKRILSGAREPVQPVRSEQPVHPKNSRMLPAVIQTVAETASPKPEKNQVQSGSEPASESQPPKKSRKSGRKTPRQEGPVAENPGKSKRRSRSSRRKTKKQQTSATPDKS
- a CDS encoding tRNA(5-methylaminomethyl-2-thiouridylate) methyltransferase; protein product: MGNRVPFPIATGKRLGYHGVMPDTYHALALFSGGLDSILAMKTLQAQGLRILGLHFCSPFFGHPDRIEHWKRIYDLEIQSVDVHQEFIDLLLTGPRFGFGKVLNPCVDCKITMLTRAKSLLPIYGARFLVSGEVLGQRPMSQRRDTLNLISKQAEVRDILLRPLCAGHLDPTPMEREGLVDRSGLHAISGRGRKDQLRLAAEFGLPEIPTPAGGCLLTERESAKRFWPVLTRIPEPSPRDFALANIGRQFWNGRLWMVVGRNKADNEALEGMASTEDLLFKAVDVQGPLALGRGKPGISWTEEDVRQAADFVAGFSAKKRPPGQAAQIRLVRDARPHTLECPAQASGNAPTWMEFTWDEARQEKQDRFTQDQGKQSGVEQADRHPPQS
- the thrB gene encoding homoserine kinase, whose product is MPSPFPDLRLSSPDFTPKTVPCVSLIGMAGAGKSTLGRALAERLGWALVDTDRLMEAHWGGSLQALLDRFGLENFLRAEEDVVAKLWLWRTVVATGGSVIYGPSAVRRLRELGPVVYLRVTVGTVCERVRDAQGRGLARRPGQSLEELYAEREPLYREAADLILEMDDCSVDMALERLCPWLENRLQAGLHPAGS
- the alaS gene encoding alanine--tRNA ligase, translated to MITAETIRRSFLDFFARNGHEIVPSSSLVPREDPTLLFTNAGMVQFKKAFLGQEKRASNRAVSSQKCLRVGGKHNDLENVGRTARHHTFFEMLGNFSFGDYFKAEAIDFAWRFLTQELGLPKERLYVTVFRDDDEAIGIWEQVAAVPRERIFRLDEKDNFWSMGDTGPCGPCSEILIDQGEAMSCGSDCGIGRCDCDRYLEIWNLVFMQYERDASGTLHPLPKPSIDTGMGLERISAVCQGVFSNFDSDLFTPLIAHIRELSGRQYGESEEIDTAMRVIADHSRSVAFLVADGIVPSNEGRGYVLRRLIRRAFRFGRLLGLSGPFLHKVCDDVTVRMGETFPELLENRTFMVRVVSQEEERFGQTLDKGLKLLSEELEALAARGERQVSGETVFKLYDTFGFPLDIVHDVAGKQGFGVDEAGFRVCMAEQKSRAKKAWKGSGENDPSVMFGHMLEAGLTTRFVGYDDYAISSRITALTDARGENVETLKTGEQGWLVAVKTPFYAASGGQAGDQGEVRTATGLALVDDVVKAGPDLAVQRVTVREGELFLDQEAELAVGEQLRLDTARHHTCTHLLQAALRTVLGDHVRQAGSFVSPDILRFDFTHTMAMTSDELRAVEDAVNQAILADVALDVVVTTPEEAQQRGALAFFGEKYGLEVRIVSVPGFSTELCGGTHLRSTGQAGSFVILSESGIAAGVRRIEALAGTRALQHWRGQAAVLREAATLLKVPPSGLPEKLQTLLAQNREITKQKEALEGQLLSGKGKDLLAQLQDVNGVPLLATAVDVRDVKAMREMMDDLRSKMSSGVIVLVAETDGKAMLIVSVSKDLHDRFTASALVKALAPLVGGSGGGRPDMAQAGGGNPAGIPQVIEQARQLVSA
- a CDS encoding calcium/sodium antiporter, yielding MDILANLLLIAFSAGLLWKGADLIVDNASAIARRLGISELVIGLTIVAAGTSAPEFLVTITAAYQGLAEISLSNILGSNIFNLGLILGLVAMIRPIPTHPTLLYRDGGMLLGLTMIMMSFIALDFLGRWSGMLLLAGLVGYVGYLFSRAPKAIAEATITSSADLKTENPGDPAATWRNYPLLMVGFLGVALGGKFMVQSATELAMIFGVSQWVIGVTIVAGGTSLPELATCLAASLKGRNDMILGNLLGSDIFNFAGVLGLTMLLRPLHAPHGALLSMILLNAMMLLVLFFIRSNWKISRPEGALLICLALFRWGMDIGFS
- the recA gene encoding recombinase RecA; the encoded protein is MARKPAVEPQDARREALQTALTTIERKYGQGSVMRLSDDAHQAIEIIPSGSIGLDLALGIGGIPRGRVIEIYGPESSGKTTLTLHMIAEAQKLGGVCAFIDAEHALDVTYARRLGVKTDELLISQPDYGEQALDIADMLVRSGGVDLIVIDSVAALIPQSELEGNMGETQVGSQARLMSHALRKLTATIHKSKTSVLFINQIRMKIGVVGYGSPETTPGGNALKFYASVRLDIRRIQTIKDKDESVGIKARVKVVKNKVAPPFREAIFDIMYGTGISREGEVLELGVEHKIVDKSGSWFSFGSERLGQGYENVRAFLQENPDLRQTIEDQLLRHLGVGDASGATDDPKVEPSISEEAE
- the metG gene encoding methionine--tRNA ligase; translation: MQSFFLSTPIYYVNAKPHLGHAYTTAVADSMIRFQKLMGRDTFFLTGTDEHGDKIVQAAEAHAETPQAYVDMISARFRSLWGELGYEHDDFIRTTEPRHVRTVQRFLQLIYDRGDIYHGEYGGHYCFGCERFYTEKELRDGLCPDHLTAPEFIQEKNYFFRMSKYLGPLREHIEANPDFIRPERYRNEVLGLLREDLGDLCISRPKSRLSWGIELPFDTDYVTYVWFDALLNYISALEWPEGERFQRFWPQAQHLVAKDILKPHAIFWPCMLLSAGVPLYRHLNVHGYWLVQDTKMSKSLGNVVEPLDFAKKYGRGPFRYFLLREMQFGQDANVSEDALRVRFNADLANDLGNLFSRVLSMTHKYFQGKAPAPGPISQTEEDLHVLASECLENFQAHFQRFQFSMALESLWTLVRALNKYVDASQPWTLFKEQRSDELGTVMYTLLEGMRKIAVHLWPVMPEESETMLAQLGERRSAKLWPHLADEVLRWGALEPGTEVAQSSSLFPRLETAKSAQGRDENAAAPKSGKSKSKIADGSSGSGTVASEVAKAVEPTPELMEFADFQRLDLRVGTVLSAEPVKGADKLLHLHVDLAEPEARSIVAGIAEYWKPDDLIGRQVVVVANLKPRKLRGAMSQGMVLAVHSPEGLRLLAPSNQVPPGSKVS